One stretch of Kluyveromyces marxianus DMKU3-1042 DNA, complete genome, chromosome 8 DNA includes these proteins:
- the SIW14 gene encoding putative tyrosine protein phosphatase SIW14 — translation MNQSFDEDETGGEESRSMPLDKRLETELRIVEKLGINRVLSVHNLGSILDEDEAMMQRVEDIKAQFHEKARTPFSTEEDVDDIYDAEEHAARSQQVRAQSEAHAKAMQGLNNKAVVMPREVIPPENFSHVCGEIYRSSFPRPENFEFLRDRLKLRSILVLIPEEYPAENMRFMEETGIKLFQVGMSGNKEPFVNIPSDLLTKALAVVLDPSNHPILIHCNRGKHRTGCLVGCIRKLQNWSLTMIFDEYRRFAFPKVRALDQQFIELYDDREIIRLARERNWLSVEW, via the coding sequence ATGAATCAGAGTTTCGATGAAGACGAGACTGGAGGCGAGGAATCGCGGTCGATGCCGCTGGATAAAAGGCTAGAGACAGAGCTACGTATTGTGGAGAAGCTGGGGATCAACCGGGTGCTCAGTGTGCACAATTTGGGGAGTATTTTGGACGAGGATGAGGCGATGATGCAGCGAGTTGAAGATATCAAGGCTCAATTCCACGAGAAGGCCCGGACGCCATTCAGCACTGAGGAGGACGTTGATGATATATACGATGCGGAGGAACATGCGGCCCGGAGCCAGCAGGTACGAGCGCAATCAGAGGCGCATGCGAAGGCGATGCAGGGTCTGAATAACAAGGCTGTGGTAATGCCTCGAGAGGTGATTCCACCGGAGAACTTCAGCCATGTGTGCGGGGAGATATACAGGTCTAGTTTCCCCAGGCCGGAGAACTTTGAGTTTCTACGGGACCGGTTGAAGCTCCGGAGCATTCTTGTGCTCATTCCGGAGGAGTATCCTGCGGAGAATATGCGGTTTATGGAGGAGACTGGGATCAAGTTGTTCCAGGTTGGAATGAGCGGGAACAAAGAGCCGTTTGTGAATATACCGAGCGACTTGTTGACGAAAGCACTGGCCGTGGTGCTTGATCCCTCGAACCACCCGATATTGATCCATTGCAACCGGGGCAAACACCGGACTGGGTGTCTTGTAGGGTGCATTCGGAAGCTTCAGAACTGGTCATTGACGATGATATTTGACGAGTACCGGAGGTTTGCGTTCCCCAAGGTGCGAGCGTTGGACCAGCAGTTCATCGAGTTGTACGATGACCGGGAAATCATACGCCTGGCGCGGGAGCGCAACTGGCTCTCGGTGGAGTGGTAG
- the KTR5 gene encoding glycosyltransferase family 15 protein — protein MAAGADNSMNKNGLGLGFAKAKARIKAFALILARILVKILGLRTVQVLIGMLVLTGVVIQIVEMEDRAAGMNKAYFSPYNMASDIDRPFFEGCVDTEEYKRDPEYERQNATFVMLTRNEEIKGVVHTIRSVERHFNQWFEYPYVLLNDKPFTQEFQDQVRSLTNAQVTFGTVDESQWNFENEDTDEFREYVESQGDRGIMYGNMVSYHKMCRFYSGMFYKHPAVQQHEWYWRIEPDVEFFCDLTYDPFLEMKRSGKKYGFTMFIKELYWAVPNLFRATKAFIREREAQAQAQGQGNIKVGSLWKVFVKDYNVLPEDEYLNKFANYPAEAAEEIRHEDTIASLKQRWQRDGTIDDQLVEELLFRAQRKVPVIEDKFEQEEFNLCHFWSNFEIARVDVFDNDIYDAYFQYLDQWGGFWKERWGDAPVHSLGLGLTLDLQDVHYFRDIGYQHSTLFHCPFNKKGHQLPYKGTPDTRDTVFTNIFYRKSESSHTSDTGSGCRCRCPTGRDVEDNAFYCLVQWFDNVFPLPNNT, from the coding sequence ATGGCTGCTGGTGCGGATAATAGCATGAATAAAAatggccttggccttggctTTGCCAAAGCCAAGGCCAGAATCAAGGCGTTTGCGTTGATTTTGGCTCGAATACTGGTAAAGATTCTCGGATTAAGAACGGTTCAAGTGCTCATTGGGATGCTTGTGCTGACCGGAGTGGTGATCCAGATCGTGGAGATGGAAGACAGGGCTGCTGGCATGAATAAGGCGTATTTTTCGCCCTATAATATGGCTTCTGATATCGATAGGCCGTTCTTTGAAGGCTGTGTCGATACAGAAGAGTACAAGAGGGACCCTGAATACGAGCGGCAGAACGCCACGTTTGTGATGCTAACGCGTAATGAGGAGATCAAGGGTGTGGTGCATACGATCCGGTCCGTCGAGCGGCATTTCAACCAGTGGTTCGAGTACCCGTACGTTCTTTTGAACGACAAGCCGTTCACGCAAGAGTTCCAAGACCAAGTGAGGTCGCTTACGAACGCACAGGTGACGTTCGGTACGGTGGACGAGTCCCAATGGAACTTTGAGAATGAGGATACGGATGAGTTTCGGGAGTATGTGGAGTCCCAGGGGGACCGGGGTATCATGTATGGGAACATGGTGTCGTACCACAAGATGTGTCGATTTTACTCTGGGATGTTTTACAAGCACCCAGCGGTGCAGCAACACGAGTGGTACTGGCGCATTGAGCCAGACGTGGAGTTCTTCTGCGACTTGACGTACGATCCGTTTCTGGAGATGAAACGTTCGGGCAAGAAGTACGGGTTCACGATgttcatcaaagaattgTACTGGGCGGTGCCGAACCTTTTCCGTGCGACCAAGGCCTTCATAAGGGAGAGGGAAgcccaggcccaggcccagggCCAAGGAAATATCAAAGTCGGCTCACTCTGGAAAGTGTTTGTGAAAGACTACAACGTCCTTCCCGAGGACGAGTACCTCAACAAGTTCGCCAACTACCCGGCTGAGGCAGCAGAAGAGATCCGCCACGAGGACACCATCGCGTCTTTGAAACAGCGCTGGCAGCGCGACGGCACCATCGACGACCAGCTCGTCGAGGAACTCCTCTTCCGTGCCCAGCGGAAAGTGCCCGTGATAGAAGACAAATTCGAGCAAGAAGAGTTCAACTTGTGCCATTTCTGGTCCAACTTCGAGATCGCCCGCGTAGACGTCTTCGACAACGACATCTACGACGCCTACTTCCAGTACTTGGACCAGTGGGGCGGGTTCTGGAAGGAAAGATGGGGCGATGCGCCTGTCCATTCCTTGGGACTCGGCCTAACTTTGGACTTGCAAGACGTCCACTACTTCAGAGACATCGGATACCAGCACTCCACGCTCTTCCACTGTCCATTCAACAAGAAGGGCCACCAATTGCCATACAAGGGCACTCCAGACACAAGAGACACCGTCTTTACCAACATTTTCTACAGAAAGAGCGAGTCATCGCACACCAGCGACACAGGCAGTGGATGCAGATGCCGTTGTCCCACAGGTCGCGATGTCGAAGACAATGCCTTCTACTGTCTGGTCCAATGGTTCGACAACGTATTCCCGCTGCCAAACAACACATAG
- the AIM19 gene encoding Aim19p — protein sequence MNAYDYSQTPYLAWLNGAMLLTTPVVSPAMQTPASVAAQNQSIFSAFTKPKFYGPTKTTSLMFGLANAIGGYMIYDGDLESGTGFLAAWNTLYLLVGGRGSVKALRYGKVWPLLLSTVSGSSALLYGRRFISAGFEA from the coding sequence ATGAACGCCTACGACTATTCCCAGACGCCCTACCTCGCATGGCTCAACGGTGCCATGCTTCTCACCACTCCAGTGGTATCGCCAGCAATGCAAACTCCGGCCTCAGTCGCTGCCCAGAACCAGTCCATCTTCTCAGCATTCACCAAACCAAAGTTCTACGGGCCAACGAAAACTACCTCCCTCATGTTCGGGCTGGCTAACGCTATCGGTGGCTACATGATCTACGATGGTGATCTGGAGTCCGGCACAGGCTTTCTCGCCGCATGGAACACCCTCTACTTGCTAGTAGGCGGCCGAGGCTCCGTCAAGGCCTTGCGCTACGGCAAGGTATGGCCACTCCTGTTGTCCACAGTCTCGGGTTCCAGTGCCCTATTGTACGGCCGTCGTTTCATTAGTGCAGGCTTCGAGGCGTGA
- the SSN8 gene encoding cyclin-dependent protein serine/threonine kinase regulator SSN8, translated as MSGSYWDSSQRNKWKCTRESLAKEKQKLWQLECQLFPQGLNITIHDSKTNKQVTTNIPVTQRDLHYDRDYNLRIYCYFLIMKLGRRLNIRQCALVTAHVYLSRFLIRASVREVNLYLLITTCIYLACKVEECPQHIRTLVNEARSLWPEFIPPDVTKVTEFEFYLIEELQSYLIVHHPYRSLEQIERALASPKYNYKLSDDELQKIWSLINDSYTTDVHLLYPPHVIAVACLFAVSCILHKSEDTTKRDKINRFIAESQVNLEQVMFILQELITLYDHWDKYNELRIRALLHELYLRQPTVIQ; from the coding sequence ATGAGCGGATCGTACTGGGATTCGAGTCAGAGAAATAAGTGGAAATGCACTAGAGAATCATTGGCCAAAGAGAAACAGAAGCTTTGGCAGTTGGAGTGCCAGCTCTTCCCGCAGGGACTCAACATTACGATCCACGACTCGAAAACGAATAAGCAGGTGACTACGAACATTCCGGTGACGCAAAGAGACTTGCACTACGACCGGGACTACAATTTGCGGATATACTGCTATTTCCTAATTATGAAGCTTGGAAGACGGTTGAACATACGACAGTGCGCACTGGTGACAGCACACGTGTACTTGAGCCGGTTTCTCATACGCGCGAGCGTCCGGGAGGTCAATCTGTACCTCTTGATCACCACATGCATCTATTTGGCGTGCAAAGTAGAAGAGTGTCCGCAGCACATCCGGACGCTTGTCAACGAGGCTCGCTCGCTTTGGCCCGAATTCATCCCACCAGACGTCACAAAGGTCACTGAATTCGAGTTCTACCTCATCGAGGAGCTCCAGTCCTACTTGATCGTCCACCACCCGTACCGCTCGCTCGAGCAGATCGAGCGTGCCCTCGCGTCCCCGAAGTACAACTACAAACTATCCGACGACGAGCTCCAGAAAATCTGGTCCTTGATCAACGACAGCTACACCACAGACGTCCACCTCCTATACCCGCCCCATGTCATCGCCGTCGCCTGTCTATTCGCCGTCTCCTGCATCCTCCACAAGTCAGAGGACACCACCAAGCGCGACAAGATCAACAGGTTCATCGCAGAATCCCAGGTAAATCTGGAACAAGTTATGTTCATTCTCCAGGAACTCATCACCCTTTATGACCACTGGGACAAGTACAACGAGCTACGAATAAGAGCACTCTTGCACGAACTCTACCTTCGCCAGCCCACTGTCATCCAATAA
- the SDS3 gene encoding Sds3p, whose translation MPLKRNVEQDSLTPGTPPSAGASAIAGQGPAIAAAPGQAPAQPLDLSRKDKKRIQFESKVTKIKSSFTKDKDSHYRDRLTLLQTDLTTLHQGNNLEFLRKLRDLEEDRDLELVRLRLYEEYRVYRSGLEFQEDIEKTKAEHERMIKLCKEMLYESLQKTIKKLQEERLLLDVANAQSYSMDYSRGKFQKQTRSYTQNSSNNTFSAWDSSPNDVSQTESGNETGGNATDRRSLRRRAATNQNQLQNQNQLQNQNQTQGPGGKPQGNSDSELMQYLSDSSELQALLFGGKEKEKKMGRGHQRLSTKSAPVLQSLTQDEVTDDISLIRKLTGQPPAPFR comes from the coding sequence ATGCCCCTCAAGAGAAACGTGGAACAAGATAGTCTGACCCCAGGCACACCCCCAAGTGCAGGCGCCAGCGCAATCGCTGGCCAGGGCCCAGCAATTGCTGCCGCCCCAGGGCAAGCCCCAGCCCAGCCCCTCGACCTCAGCAGAAAGGACAAAAAACGCATCCAGTTCGAATCAAAAGTCACCAAAATCAAATCCTCCTTCACAAAGGACAAAGACTCCCACTACCGCGACAGATTGACCCTCCTCCAAACTGACTTGACAACCCTCCACCAGGGCAACAACCTCGAATTCCTACGCAAATTGCGCGACCTAGAAGAAGACAGAGACCTAGAACTCGTCAGACTGCGGCTCTACGAAGAATACCGCGTCTACAGGTCCGGCCTGGAGTTCCAAGAAGATATAGAAAAGACCAAAGCTGAACACGAACGCATGATCAAACTGTGCAAGGAAATGCTCTACGAATCCTTGCaaaaaacaatcaaaaaACTACAAGAAGAACGCCTGTTGCTGGACGTCGCAAACGCTCAATCTTACTCGATGGACTACTCTCGAGGCAAGttccaaaaacaaacaagaagctaTACCCaaaacagcagcaacaacaccTTCTCCGCATGGGACTCCTCCCCGAACGACGTCAGCCAGACAGAGTCCGGCAACGAAACCGGAGGCAATGCCACCGATAGAAGGTCGCTTCGCAGACGTGCAGCaacaaatcaaaatcaattacAAAACCAGAACCAATTACAAAACCAGAACCAAACCCAGGGACCCGGAGGGAAACCCCAGGGGAACAGCGACTCGGAACTCATGCAGTATTTAAGCGACTCCTCAGAACTACAAGCCCTTCTCTTTGGTgggaaggaaaaggaaaagaagatgggCCGTGGTCACCAGCGTCTCTCGACCAAGAGCGCCCCAGTACTCCAGTCCCTCACCCAGGACGAGGTAACAGACGATATCTCCCTCATCAGAAAGCTCACAGGCCAGCCACCAGCGCCGTTCAGGTGA
- the lag1 gene encoding sphingosine N-acyltransferase lac1, with amino-acid sequence MGSELRYRVATNVMENASAARLAMESETRLQCSKSQTESSKVEVKREVKERRKARSGSGMSANERISRVDRCSVAVSSVLLAVLFWANKNFDSRYTDKFLKLQYEYETSRGSYDIGVDDVYIVLTFIVVFCLSRSFLLEFMLKPVARKRFGLTSNKALQRFGEQGWSLVYYTFSWSVGFYLYYYSPYFLDIDHIYQGWPHDRMSGLFKTYYLFQIAAWFHQIIVLNVEERRKDHWQMFAHHIITVALTTGSYYYYFTRIGHVILILMDIVDVMLSSAKMLKYCGFSTLCDVMFVVFLFWWIMLRHVAYNYIVYRSVSIIDGLLDGSRCVAGVVQKRCLTPVVNNTFITLLCGLQVITCIWMYLILKVFVKVITGTGAEDVRSDGEESSTSEETSDDIELMDEKEEDED; translated from the coding sequence ATGGGGTCCGAGCTGAGATACAGAGTAGCAACAAACGTGATGGAGAACGCGAGTGCAGCACGTTTAGCAATGGAATCAGAAACGAGGCTTCAATGCTCGAAAAGTCAGACGGAATCGTCGAAGGTGGAGGTGAAACGGGAGGTTAAGGAGAGGAGGAAAGCGAGGTCTGGGTCTGGGATGAGTGCGAACGAGCGGATCTCTCGAGTTGACAGGTGTAGCGTTGCGGTGTCGAGCGTTTTGCTTGCAGTGCTGTTCTGGGCGAACAAGAACTTCGATAGCAGATATACTGATAAGTTTTTGAAGCTGCAATACGAATACGAGACGAGCCGTGGCAGCTACGACATTGGGGTTGACGATGTGTATATTGTGTTGACGTTCATTGTTGTGTTTTGCTTGAGCCGTTCGTTTTTGCTTGAGTTTATGCTGAAGCCCGTTGCTAGGAAGAGATTTGGGTTGACGAGTAACAAAGCGTTGCAACGGTTTGGGGAGCAAGGTTGGTCGTTGGTTTATTACACGTTTTCGTGGTCTGTGGGCTTTTACTTGTACTACTACTCGCCATACTTTTTGGATATCGACCACATTTACCAGGGCTGGCCACATGATAGGATGTCAGGGCTGTTCAAGACGTACTACCTGTTCCAGATTGCTGCGTGGTTCCATCAGATCATCGTTCTGAATGTGGAGGAGAGACGTAAGGACCACTGGCAGATGTTTGCGCACCATATCATAACCGTGGCGTTGACCACTGGGTCGTATTATTACTACTTCACGCGCATTGGCCATGTGATACTTATTTTGATGGACATTGTGGACGTGATGCTTTCTTCAGCCAAGATGCTCAAGTACTGCGGGTTTTCAACGCTGTGCGATGTAATGTTCGTTGTATTCTTGTTCTGGTGGATCATGCTGAGACACGTTGCTTACAATTATATCGTTTACCGGTCCGTGTCGATAATCGACGGGCTGCTAGATGGAAGCAGGTGTGTCGCCGGCGTGGTGCAGAAAAGATGTCTGACACCAGTGGTGAACAACACATTTATTACGTTGCTCTGCGGGCTGCAGGTCATCACGTGTATCTGGATGTATCTGATCCTGAAGGTGTTTGTGAAGGTCATCACGGGCACTGGTGCAGAGGACGTCCGTAGCGACGGCGAAGAGAGCAGCACCAGCGAGGAAACCAGCGACGATATAGAACTCATGGATGAGAAGGAGGAGGATGAAGATTAA
- the HHF2 gene encoding histone H4 produces the protein MSGRGKGGKGLGKGGAKRHRKILRDNIQGITKPAIRRLARRGGVKRISGLIYEEVRNVLKTFLESVIRDAVTYTEHAKRKTVTSLDVVYALKRQGRTLYGFGG, from the coding sequence ATGTCCGGTAGAGGTAAAGGTGGTAAAGGTCTAGGTAAAGGTGGTGCCAAGCGTCACAGAAAGATCCTCAGAGATAACATCCAAGGTATCACCAAGCCAGCTATCAGAAGATTGGCCAGAAGAGGTGGTGTCAAGCGTATTTCCGGTTTGATCTACGAAGAAGTCCGTAACGTTCTAAAGACTTTCTTGGAATCTGTTATCAGAGATGCTGTCACATACACTGAACACGCCAAGAGAAAGACTGTTACCTCTCTCGATGTCGTTTACGCTTTGAAGAGACAAGGTAGAACTTTGTATGGTTTCGGTGGTTAA
- the HHT2 gene encoding histone H3 codes for MARTKQTARKSTGGKAPRKQLASKAARKSAPSTGGVKKPHRYKPGTVALREIRRFQKSTELLIRKLPFQRLVREIAQDFKTDLRFQSSAIGALQESVEAYLVSLFEDTNLAAIHAKRVTIQKKDIKLARRLRGERS; via the coding sequence ATGGCCAGAACCAAGCAAACCGCAAGAAAGTCTACCGGTGGTAAAGCACCAAGAAAGCAACTAGCCTCCAAGGCTGCCAGAAAGTCCGCCCCATCCACTGGTGGTGTCAAGAAGCCTCACAGATATAAGCCAGGTACCGTCGCCTTGAGAGAAATCAGAAGATTCCAAAAGTCTACCGAACTATTGATCAGAAAGTTGCCTTTCCAAAGATTGGTTAGAGAAATCGCTCAAGACTTCAAGACCGACTTGAGATTCCAATCTTCTGCTATCGGTGCTTTGCAAGAATCCGTCGAAGCCTACTTGGTCTCCTTGTTCGAAGACACCAACTTGGCTGCTATCCACGCCAAGAGAGTCACCATCCAAAAGAAGGACATCAAGTTGGCCAGAAGATTGAGAGGTGAGAGATCGTGA
- the CRZ1 gene encoding DNA-binding transcription factor CRZ1 — translation MDEYLNMNGSSPADGSFYGLGQGQGVGQDGVVESGQDPGHMDVGFSDFSRDILSGFKGPEDEGSGLQQQQQQQQRPQLSIPHTDPSLLFPELNLANRGAPAGAAGASQQQQQQEHSRSRSRSSSHVTQSYYGNSNSNSNGHGHGYDQLSTANSPYMHPSDALSPGMGYLGLDSDIDELLSVHSDLSDVSKDYEYISTLSELQELTGESFDPLPDFVDSQFAQLQLQLPESSMAQVQSHIQPVQPSPPPQVTPPQIRIEQFEPAGAPPKSGHAGTFDLDLDLGQSPDYQDQSHGLLSVDAAHDQQQQQHHQQHQHQQLPTLQNDHISDSFDRMMLTGHRNSIRNRSHSLSQTQTPSQSQGQSVTKPRSNTRSRSRANSSSTTTVARSPSRSRSRSRNVSSRSLSPDERARSLSSDREHLLKLGGIIPRDSDQNSDQDNSPDNNNGNGNGNGTGTSTGDDSHDNHSSTTLNLIGTTKKKLAQKHPSVYACDICDKKFTRPYNLKSHLRSHTDERPYLCSVCGKAFARMHDKNRHEDLHTGKKRYVCGGTLKNGQPWGCGKKFARSDALGRHFKTELGKRCIMPLFEEAEMEKRAAAGGANDNVS, via the coding sequence ATGGACGAGTATTTGAATATGAATGGCAGCAGCCCGGCCGATGGCTCGTTTTACGGGCtgggccagggccagggcgTTGGCCAGGACGGTGTTGTTGAGTCTGGACAGGATCCGGGCCATATGGACGTGGGGTTTTCCGATTTCAGCAGAGATATTTTGTCAGGGTTTAAGGGTCCTGAGGACGAAGGGTCGGGCctgcagcagcagcagcagcagcagcagcggccGCAGCTGAGCATTCCGCACACAGACCCGTCGCTGTTGTTTCCCGAGCTGAACTTGGCCAACCGGGGTGCGCCTGCTGGCGCTGCTGGCGCCAgccagcagcagcagcagcaagaaCACAGCAGGTCACGTTCACGGTCGTcgagtcacgtgactcaGTCATACTATGgtaacagcaacagcaacagcaatgGCCACGGCCACGGCTACGACCAGTTGTCGACGGCGAACTCGCCGTACATGCACCCCTCGGACGCGCTCTCGCCCGGGATGGGGTACTTGGGGCTCGACAGCGACATTGACGAGCTCTTGAGCGTGCACTCGGACTTGTCGGACGTTTCGAAGGACTACGAGTACATCTCGACGCTCTCAGAGTTGCAAGAGCTCACGGGCGAGAGTTTCGACCCGCTTCCCGACTTCGTCGACAGCCAGTTCGCGCAGCTGCAGCTGCAGCTTCCGGAAAGCAGCATGGCCCAGGTGCAGTCGCATATCCAGCCGGTCCAGCCGTCCCCGCCGCCGCAGGTGACTCCGCCCCAGATTAGAATCGAGCAGTTTGAGCCAGCAGGGGCACCACCAAAATCGGGTCATGCCGGTACGTTTGACTTGGACTTGGACCTGGGCCAGAGCCCAGATTACCAGGACCAAAGCCATGGCTTGCTGTCCGTAGACGCAGCCCACGatcagcagcaacagcagcaccaccagcagcaccagcaccagcagctTCCGACCCTACAAAACGACCACATCTCGGATTCGTTCGACAGAATGATGCTCACGGGCCACAGAAACAGCATCAGAAACAGGTCCCACTCGCTCTCCCAAACCCAAACGCCGTCCCAGTCCCAGGGCCAGTCCGTCACAAAGCCACGCTCAAACACAAGGTCCCGCTCCAGAGCTAACTCAAGCTCAACTACAACCGTCGCCCGCTCTCCCTCTAGGTCCAGGTCCCGCTCCAGAAACGTTTCTTCCAGATCGCTTTCCCCAGACGAGCGTGCCCGCTCCCTCAGCAGCGACCGCGAACACCTCTTGAAACTAGGAGGAATCATCCCCAGAGACAGCGACCAGAACAGCGACCAGGATAATTCCCCagacaacaacaacggcaatggcaatggcaacGGTACCGGTACCAGTACCGGCGATGACTCCCACGACAACCACTCTTCAACAACCCTCAATTTGATCGGCACTACGAAAAAGAAGCTCGCACAAAAACACCCCTCCGTCTACGCCTGCGATATCTGCGACAAGAAGTTCACCAGACCCTACAACTTGAAGTCCCATCTACGTTCACACACCGACGAAAGGCCGTACCTGTGCTCCGTTTGCGGCAAAGCCTTTGCACGAATGCACGATAAAAACAGACATGAAGATTTACACACGGGCAAGAAACGGTACGTGTGCGGTGGTACCTTGAAGAACGGCCAGCCCTGGGGCTGCGGCAAGAAATTCGCAAGAAGCGATGCCCTAGGCAGACATTTCAAGACTGAACTTGGGAAAAGATGCATCATGCCTCTATTCGAAGAAGCTGAAATGGAAAAGAGGGCCGCTGCTGGAGGAGCTAATGACAATGTCTCATGA
- the AVT7 gene encoding Avt7p, whose protein sequence is MFIQCFGVGLSYLILVGDLFPSLFGGSRTLWTLLSGVIIVPLTLLRHLDSLRYTSILGLAALGYITLLIVATYFWGRYPSPKVHWVSVYDSTGVLTTFSIIIFAFTGSMNLFSIINELKENSMTNIKSIINRSIVISGFFFVVVGLFGYLTFGETTLGNVLLNYNSDKFAVKFARFNLGLMVVLSFPLMFHPCRIACNNMIHWLQINYGPRKDMLQENQNLGPITLEIEDETDREFLQQEFGTGDITDTAAAGTGSGSTEDNSFANTYQSLPRATDEDDEDATHESTEAVPLSDKRFYTITAVLLTVLYGLALNVQSFALVLAVVGATGSTAISFTLPGLFGWKLIGTESLMNGERISTWENIHRYGSLALTWYGIIVMVSCLYITLFL, encoded by the coding sequence ATGTTCATCCAGTGCTTCGGAGTGGGTCTATCGTACTTGATATTGGTCGGGGATTTGTTTCCGTCGTTATTTGGGGGCAGTCGTACGTTATGGACTTTGCTATCGGGGGTGATCATCGTTCCCTTGACTCTGTTGAGACATTTGGACAGTTTGCGGTACACTAGTATTCTGGGGCTTGCAGCCTTGGGGTACATCACGCTTTTGATAGTGGCTACGTACTTCTGGGGCCGGTACCCAAGTCCCAAGGTTCATTGGGTGTCAGTGTACGACTCCACGGGCGTGCTAACGACATTCAGCATCATCATATTTGCATTTACCGGTTCGATGAACTTGTTTTCCATCATAAACGAGCTAAAGGAGAACTCGATGACCAACATCAAGTCGATTATCAACAGGTCGATAGTGATATCTGGGTTTTTCTTCGTGGTTGTCGGGTTGTTCGGCTACCTCACCTTTGGTGAAACGACACTGGGGAACGTTTTGCTCAACTATAACTCCGATAAGTTTGCAGTCAAGTTCGCGAGGTTCAACCTCGGCCTGATGGTCGTGCTGTCGTTCCCACTAATGTTCCACCCTTGCCGCATTGCATGCAATAACATGATCCACTGGTTGCAGATCAACTACGGTCCTCGTAAAGACATGCTTCAAGAGAACCAGAACTTGGGGCCCATAACGCTGGAGATCGAGGACGAGACCGACAGGGAATTTTTACAGCAGGAATTCGGGACCGGCGATATCACCGACACAGCCGCTGCTGGTACTGGCAGCGGTAGCACTGAGGACAATTCATTCGCTAATACGTATCAATCGCTACCGAGAGCTACAGACGAGGATGACGAAGACGCAACACACGAAAGTACCGAAGCAGTGCCGTTGTCCGACAAGAGATTCTACACCATCACTGCCGTCTTACTAACCGTTCTCTACGGCTTGGCGTTGAATGTGCAGTCATTTGCATTGGTGCTCGCAGTGGTGGGTGCCACAGGGTCTACAGCAATATCTTTCACGTTGCCGGGCCTCTTTGGATGGAAACTCATTGGCACAGAGTCTTTGATGAACGGGGAACGCATCAGCACTTGGGAGAATATCCATCGGTACGGAAGTCTCGCGCTTACGTGGTATGGGATCATCGTCATGGTCTCCTGTCTCTACATAACGCTCTTCTTATAA